The Geotalea uraniireducens Rf4 genome window below encodes:
- a CDS encoding glycosyltransferase 87 family protein produces the protein MATAKKNLTITALAGNIVTVALPVFLISSCGILAVQPELRLAVPLLIGVTALMATLLTLALYCGERAKVLWSPAVILAVGLVLRLLFLFSPPQLSDDIYRYLWDGSNLLRGVNPYAASPSVITPLPGLKAVHSMINHPDYVTIYPPTAQLVFAGGAATGGTITGLKAFLALLDLGLCALLVMLLKRLEMPAWRAVLYAWNPLPVLEIAGSGHVDGAGLAMLIGSFCLLAMDRQSASATAPRRWPFLLSGALLACAGLVKLFPLVLTPVLFLLVPNERRRHFAAGFIATLAALVLPFLPHLVNMTASLDAYARNWEFAGFAFNTLRTMTGSGTIARLLLSSCFLLVAVGIILRLAGSINHGLSPVNRLRQAMEACYAIAMALLLLTPTLQPWYALCLAVFLPFCAGPAGLVLCWAVFLTYQVQIPYFILGQWTENPQVTAAVFLAPLTAYLLSRALSGARQPTAEPGQ, from the coding sequence ATGGCTACAGCCAAAAAAAACCTAACGATTACGGCTCTTGCAGGAAATATTGTTACGGTAGCACTTCCTGTCTTCCTGATCTCCTCCTGTGGCATACTTGCTGTTCAGCCGGAGTTACGCCTGGCGGTGCCGCTGCTGATTGGCGTCACGGCATTGATGGCGACGCTGTTGACGCTTGCCCTCTATTGCGGAGAGCGCGCAAAGGTCCTTTGGTCGCCGGCCGTCATCCTTGCTGTGGGGCTCGTGTTGCGCCTGTTGTTCCTGTTCAGTCCGCCGCAACTGTCCGATGACATCTACCGCTACCTGTGGGATGGCAGTAACCTGCTGCGGGGAGTCAATCCCTATGCCGCTTCGCCATCCGTCATAACGCCGCTGCCCGGACTGAAAGCCGTTCACTCAATGATCAATCACCCGGATTATGTCACCATTTACCCACCAACGGCCCAGTTGGTGTTTGCCGGGGGAGCAGCGACTGGTGGAACCATCACAGGCCTCAAGGCTTTTCTGGCGCTGCTCGACCTGGGACTGTGCGCCCTGTTGGTTATGCTGTTGAAGCGGCTTGAGATGCCGGCATGGCGGGCTGTACTCTATGCATGGAATCCACTGCCGGTGCTGGAGATCGCCGGGTCTGGGCACGTGGACGGAGCAGGTCTTGCCATGCTGATAGGTTCCTTCTGCCTGCTTGCAATGGATCGGCAGAGCGCTTCTGCGACGGCTCCGCGGCGGTGGCCGTTTCTGTTGTCCGGAGCGTTGCTGGCCTGCGCCGGCTTGGTGAAGCTGTTTCCCCTGGTGTTGACGCCGGTACTGTTTCTGCTGGTCCCGAATGAGCGACGCAGACATTTTGCAGCCGGATTTATCGCGACTCTGGCAGCACTCGTGTTGCCGTTCCTGCCGCACTTGGTCAACATGACCGCCAGCCTGGATGCCTATGCCCGCAATTGGGAATTTGCCGGTTTTGCCTTCAACACGCTTCGTACCATGACCGGCTCGGGAACGATTGCCCGCCTGCTGTTGTCATCCTGTTTTCTGCTGGTTGCCGTCGGAATCATTCTCCGTTTGGCCGGCAGCATCAATCACGGACTATCACCGGTCAACAGATTACGTCAGGCGATGGAAGCCTGTTATGCCATCGCCATGGCGCTATTGCTGCTTACCCCGACCCTGCAACCATGGTACGCCCTCTGCCTGGCGGTATTTCTGCCGTTCTGCGCAGGTCCGGCCGGACTGGTACTCTGTTGGGCGGTCTTCCTGACGTACCAGGTTCAGATCCCCTATTTCATCCTGGGGCAGTGGACCGAGAATCCGCAGGTGACGGCAGCGGTCTTCCTGGCGCCGCTAACGGCATACCTTCTCAGCAGGGCTCTCAGCGGTGCTCGGCAGCCAACTGCAGAACCCGGTCAGTAA